One Salvia splendens isolate huo1 chromosome 22, SspV2, whole genome shotgun sequence DNA segment encodes these proteins:
- the LOC121787842 gene encoding heat shock 70 kDa protein 1-like, which produces MAGRGKQFSAKEISSMVLTEMKDIAEAYLGSTITDAVVTMPAYFNDSQRQATKAAGAIACLNVMRIINEPTAAAIAYGLDKGATGSVAKNVLFFDLGGGTFDVTRLRKGKDRLEEAEKYRVEDEKHKKRVEARYAVENYAYNMRNAITSAANLTAADKETMEDAFKSFVQWLIFNERAEVDELKGKMKELQTVFIPIILNMK; this is translated from the exons ATGGCGGGAAGGGGGAAACAGTTTTCTGCTAAGGAGATCTCCTCAATGGTGCTTACCGAGATGAAGGATATCGCCGAGGCATATCTTGGATCAACCATCACGGATGCTGTTGTCACTATGCCTGCTTATTTCAACGACTCTCAGCGTCAGGCCACCAAGGCTGCCGGAGCCATTGCCTGTCTCAATGTTATGAGGATCATCAATGAACCTACCGCTGCAGCCATTGCTTACGGGCTGGATAAAGGAGCTACTGGCTCTGTTGCAAAGAATGTGCTCTTTTTCGACCTTGGTGGTGGAACTTTCGATGTTACACGATTGAG GAAGGGTAAGGATAGGTTGGAGGAGGCGGAGAAGTATAGGGTGGAGGATGAGAAACACAAGAAGAGGGTTGAGGCGCGGTATGCTGTGGAGAACTACGCGTACAACATGAGGAACGCCATTACAAGTGCAGCGAACCTCACAGCAGCAGACAAGGAGACTATGGAGGATGCGTTCAAGTCTTTTGTACAGTGGTTGATCTTCAACGAACGTGCGGAGGTTGATGAGTTGAAAGGCAAGATGAAGGAGCTCCAGACCGTTTTCATTCCCATCATCCTCAACATGAAATAA
- the LOC121787530 gene encoding mitochondrial uncoupling protein 5-like, whose translation MGVKGFVEGGIASIIAGCSTHPLDLIKVRMQLQGESAAPPPNLRPAMAFPNSAAAAAQNLHVPTIPPPRAGPISVGLRILQQDGAAALFSGVSATVLRQTLYSTTRMGLYDILKTKWTDPNTNVFPLTHKIVAGLIAGGVGAAVGNPADVAMVRMQADGRLPAPDRRNYKSVVDAISQMTKNEGVTSLWRGSALTVNRAMLVTASQLASYDQFKETIIKKNIMGDGLGTHVTASFAAGFVAAVVSNPVDVIKTRVMNMKVEPGVAAPYNGAIDCAMKTIRAEGPFALYKGFIPTISRQGPFTVVLFVTLEQVRKLLKDF comes from the coding sequence ATGGGCGTCAAAGGCTTCGTCGAAGGTGGCATCGCCTCCATCATCGCCGGCTGCAGCACTCACCCCTTAGATCTCATCAAAGTCCGTATGCAGCTTCAGGGAGAATCCGCCGCTCCTCCGCCCAATCTCCGCCCCGCCATGGCTTTTCCCAATTCCGCCGCGGCGGCGGCGCAGAACCTCCACGTCCCCACCATTCCTCCGCCCCGCGCCGGGCCAATCTCCGTCGGCCTCCGCATCCTCCAGCAAGACGGCGCCGCCGCGCTATTCTCCGGCGTCTCCGCCACCGTCCTCCGCCAGACCTTATACTCCACCACCAGGATGGGACTCTACGACATCCTCAAAACCAAATGGACGGATCCGAACACCAACGTCTTCCCACTCACACACAAAATCGTCGCCGGATTAATCGCCGGCGGCGTCGGCGCCGCCGTTGGCAACCCCGCCGACGTGGCTATGGTCCGGATGCAGGCGGACGGGCGCCTCCCGGCCCCCGACCGCCGCAACTACAAGAGCGTGGTCGACGCCATTTCCCAAATGACGAAGAACGAGGGCGTCACCAGCCTCTGGCGCGGGTCCGCCCTGACCGTGAACCGCGCCATGCTGGTGACGGCCTCGCAGCTGGCGTCGTACGACCAATTCAAAGAGActataataaagaaaaatataatggGGGACGGGCTCGGGACGCACGTGACGGCCAGCTTCGCGGCCGGGTTTGTGGCCGCGGTGGTGTCGAATCCCGTGGACGTGATCAAGACGAGGGTGATGAACATGAAGGTGGAGCCCGGGGTGGCGGCGCCCTACAACGGCGCGATTGATTGCGCGATGAAGACGATCAGGGCCGAGGGACCGTTCGCCCTTTACAAGGGGTTTATTCCGACGATATCGAGGCAGGGGCCGTTTACGGTGGTGCTGTTTGTGACGCTTGAGCAGGTGAGGAAGTTGCTCAAGGATTTCTGA
- the LOC121787739 gene encoding uncharacterized protein LOC121787739: MSMMSNQRKQSDPVVGLRYRAGLSSGMPSVSRFRSGYMPTGLTSNVSESDMDTWSDSEGECYGTRYSPEASPQDDKLPNGGRGGYASGIGNFLDRQGGRGGGYSTTHRGFGEDDESSVCSEASSIPQPRHERGSVLEKKFKAATNFSGISSWSNVETSRESKIDGGIPSAPPFNGSSHINQVQDSRADAKPSLRTSGATEANTAEASVRASSVPSHPLPSKYPTFHASGLGYWYGVLSYDACVRLCLNSWSKGCMEAPAFLENECALLRDAFGLRNILLQSENELMKKQNAELVSEGASVKAKKTIGKIKIQVRRVRMGLDAPTGCAFASSLKSSSMVKLDSLQLRLSNMKTVLSAERKALQRERVTPVMRISGSKLQQSMTYIVVGTRQCLKEVPVLIKVGYGAWRSSSTSHEVVEESYTCLLKLKSSPEEDAVRMQPGSGETRVFLPDGLGDDLVIEVHDKKGKYCGNAVLQVADIVDESGEKLRSCYIYSEPEHEQVGKIQFSINYSTTLDENSHKCTSVAETIAYDCVLETAMKVQQFQQRNLLLNGSWKWLVNEFAAYFGVSDAYTKLRYLSYIMDVATPTADCLNLVHELLLPVVIKGKNKNTLSHQEGRILGEVSEEVEEMLTLLFESYKSLDESSPSGIAEVFGPSTGVAAPALTPALKLYKLLHDILSPEAQSKLCRYFQNAAKKRSRRHLSETDEFVSSSTDNILMDPLALSTAYRKMKSLCWNVRNEILTDIQIHKQDLLPSFVDLPNLSSSIYTTELFSRLKAFLVACPPAGPTPPVVELVMATSDFQRDLALWNISPVRGGFDAKELFHMYITRWIQEKRLALLEFCKFDKVKFSSLPTQHSTTSFVDDIYERIKGTLSEYDVIISRWPEYTFTLENAIAEVEKAVVESLEKQYVEVLSPLKENTMLPIKLGLKYVQKFAKGHGGPYNVTSDLGVVLNSMKRLLDVLRPQIEAQVKSWGSCIPESGNMAPGDCLSEVTVMIRSKFRAYVQAVVDKLVENMNLHNATKLKKIIQEAKDDVIESDLRQRMQPLKELVASTIDQLHGVFDTPVFINICRGFWDHTGQDILKLLADRKENKSWYKASRVAVSVLDDTFASQMQQLLGNALQEKDLEPPQRIMEVRSMLCKDAQNHKDNYLF, from the exons ATGTCTATGATGTCGAATCAGAGAAAACAGTCTGATCCAGTTGTGGGATTGAGGTATCGAGCTGGGCTCAGCTCTGGTATGCCGTCTGTTTCTAGGTTTCGGAGTGGGTACATGCCTACGGGGTTGACATCTAACGTGTCGGAGTCTGATATGGATACTTGGTCTGATTCTGAAGGGGAGTGCTATGGAACTCGTTATTCCCCTGAAGCGTCTCCGCAGGATGATAAACTCCCCAATGGCGGACGCGGTGGTTATGCTAGTGGGATTGGGAACTTTTTAGATCGACAGGGAGGGCGAGGTGGTGGATATTCAACTACACATCGTGGTTTTGGTGAGGATGATGAATCATCAGTTTGCTCGGAAGCGAGTTCTATTCCACAACCTAGGCACGAAAGGGGATCTGTACTTGAGAAAAAATTCAAGGCGGCCACCAATTTCTCTGGCATCAGTTCGTGGTCGAATGTGGAGACGTCGAGAGAG AGTAAGATTGATGGTGGTATCCCCAGTGCTCCTCCTTTCAATGGCTCTTCGCACATCAATCAAGTTCAGGATTCTCGAGCTGATGCTAAACCTTCCTTAAGAACATCAGGTGCTACTGAAGCTAATACTGCTGAAGCATCAGTAAG GGCTTCTTCAGTACCCTCTCATCCTTTACCTTCTAAATATCCTACATTTCATGCAAG TGGGCTAGGTTACTGGTACGGTGTTCTCTCCTATGATGCATGTGTAAGGCTCTGTCTCAACTCCTGGTCCAAGGGCTGCATGGAAGCTCCAGCatttttggaaaatgaatgtGCGTTGCTGAGGGATGCATTCGG GTTGAGAAACATATTGTTGCAGTCAGAGAACGAACTTATGAAAAAACAGAACGCAGAGCTTGTTAGTGAAGGAGCTTCTGTGAAGGCCAAAAAAACCATTGGCAAGATTAAAATTCAAG TGCGTAGAGTGAGAATGGGGCTGGATGCACCTACTGGCTGTGCGTTTGCATCATCTCTGAAGTCGTCATCTATGGTGAAGTTGGATTCCCTTCAACTTCGATTGTCGAACATGAAGACTGTCCTCTCTGCTGAGAGAAAAGCATTACAAAGAGAACGTGTAACCCCGGTGATGCGCATTAGCGGTTCTAAGTTACAGCAAAGTATGACATATATTGTTGTGGGAACTCGTCAGTGTCTAAAAGAAGTGCCTGTGCTAATCAAAGTTGGATATGGTGCGTGGAGGAGCAGTTCGACATCTCACGAAGTGGTGGAAG AATCGTACACCTGTTTGTTGAAATTGAAAAGTTCTCCTGAAGAGGATGCAGTGCGAATGCAGCCGGGATCTGGTGAAACTCGTGTATT CTTGCCAGATGGACTTGGAGATGATCTGGTAATCGAAGTCCACGATAAAAAGGGAAAATATTGCGGTAATGCTGTACTTCAGGTGGCTGATATTGTTGATGAATCG GGGGAGAAGCTTCGGTCGTGTTATATATATAGTGAGCCAGAGCACGAGCAAGTAGGAAAAATACAATTTAGCATTAATTACTCAACTACACTAGATGAAAACAGTCACAAG TGTACATCTGTTGCGGAGACCATTGCGTATGACTGTGTTTTGGAGACTGCAATGAAAGTCCAACAGTTTCAGCAAAGGAACTTATTGCTGAATGGATCGTGGAAGTGGCTGGTCAATGAGTTTGCTGCTTATTTTGGAGTTTCGGATGCATACACAAAACTTAG ATATCTTTCATACATTATGGATGTCGCCACACCAACTGCCGACTGTCTAAATTTGGTGCATGAGTTGCTGCTACCTGTGGTAATCAAAGGCAAAAACAAGAATACGCTGAGTCACCAAGAG GGTCGTATTTTGGGAGAAGTCTCTGAGGAAGTTGAGGAGATGCTTACATTGCTTTTCGAGAGTTATAAGTCACTTGATGAGTCGTCACCCTCGGGCATAGCAGAAGTGTTTGGACCTTCTACTGGTGTTGCGGCACCTGCTCTGACACCTGCTTTGAAACTTTACAAGCTTTTGCATGATATACTTTCTCCTGAGGCACAGTCGAAGTTGTGTCGATATTTTCAG AATGCTGCCAAGAAGAGGTCTAGAAGGCATTTGTCAGAAACAGATGAGTTTGTTTCGAGCAGTACAGATAATATATTGATGGATCCGTTGGCTTTATCTACTGCTTATAGGAAAATGAAATCACTTTGTTGGAATGTCAGAAACGAGATTCTGACTGATATTCAAATCCACAAGCAGGATCTTCTTCCCAG TTTTGTAGATCTTCCGAACCTTTCGTCATCCATATACACCACAGAGCTCTTCAGTAGGTTAAAGGCATTCCTCGTTGCATGTCCGCCTGCAGGACCAACACCACCCGTTGTTGAACTTGTCATGGCTACTTCCGATTTTCAGAGGGATCTTGCCTTATGGAATATTAG TCCTGTTAGAGGAGGGTTTGACGCTAAAGAGTTGTTTCACATGTATATAACCCGTTGGATCCAAGAGAAGCGTCTCGCTTTGCTTGAATTTTGCAAGTTTGACAAG GTAAAATTTTCCAGCCTACCAACACAGCACTCGACAACTTCTTTCGTTGATGACATCTATGAGAGGATAAAGGGGACGCTTTCCGAGTATGATGTCATAATCAGTCGATGGCCGGAATACACTTTTACACTGGAAAAT GCCATAGCTGAGGTTGAGAAGGCTGTCGTTGAGAGCTTGGAGAAGCAGTATGTCGAAGTTTTATCTCCACTGAAGGAGAACACAATGCTGCCGATTAAATTGGGTCTCAAATATGTCCAGAAATTCGCGAAGGGACATGGCGGTCCTTACAATGTCACCAGTGAT TTGGGAGTGGTGCTGAATTCAATGAAAAGGTTGCTCGATGTGCTACGTCCCCAGATAGAAGCACAGGTGAAGTCTTGGGGTTCTTGCATTCCTGAAAGCGGGAATATGGCACCCGGAGATTGTCTTAGCGAGGTGACAGTGATGATTAGATCGAAATTTAGAGCTTATGTGCAAGCAGTCGTCGATAAACTCGTTGAAAAT ATGAATCTACATAATGCTACAAAGCTCAAGAAGATAATCCAAGAAGCGAAAGATGACGTGATAGAATCTGATTTGCGGCAGAGAATGCAACCTTTGAAGGAGTTGGTTGCCAGTACCATTGATCAGCTGCACGGCGTATTTGACACTCCAGTTTTCATCAATATCTGTCGAGGTTTCTGGGACCACACCGGCCAG GATATCCTAAAGCTGTTGGCAGACAGGAAAGAGAACAAATCTTGGTATAAAGCTTCACGAGTCGCAGTTTCT GTTTTGGACGACACGTTTGCTTCCCAGATGCAGCAGTTGCTTGGCAACGCGCTGCAGGAGAAAGACCTCGAGCCCCCACAGCGGATCATGGAAGTGCGATCCATGCTATGTAAAGATGCCCAAAATCACAAGGACAACTACTTGTTCTAG